One window of Microcoleus vaginatus PCC 9802 genomic DNA carries:
- a CDS encoding DUF433 domain-containing protein has translation MPASVAYLFDRITVNPRKCGDRPCIRGMRIRVIDILELLAAGLSFEQILEELPDLELEDLKAALLYAVRKLDRPVLAG, from the coding sequence ATGCCAGCATCCGTTGCTTATCTGTTTGACAGAATCACAGTGAACCCAAGAAAATGTGGCGATCGTCCCTGCATCCGGGGAATGCGGATTCGAGTCATCGATATCCTAGAGTTGCTGGCTGCGGGTTTGAGTTTTGAGCAAATTCTTGAAGAATTGCCAGACTTGGAACTTGAGGATCTCAAAGCTGCGCTTCTCTATGCAGTTCGCAAACTCGATCGTCCCGTTTTAGCAGGATGA
- a CDS encoding phosphodiester glycosidase family protein, with amino-acid sequence MSKRKQSEGCRPMLRRTFLFLTGIALARVLADYFAIAQNRDSFLTLAGQLWQKLLAFLSSIQSNQTPQPLPSNSILKSAKNPQTLPSNPIVKSPEIHQPKAANSPLVKSQTQVIRRSANQAKPVQVSSQNVAGASFYLTTIDLADPEIYITIGLANDAAFANTSKVTRGDEPFENMVSRSRAAVVANGTFFGKDEQKAVLGNMVAAGKFLKYSRWENYGTTLGIKAGNQLEMVTARSEGKPDWSQHWFSLTCGPRLVKGGKVWLSPLSEGFKDSHVLGVGSRTAIGFPASRDKLFLVTFLDSLSLEAEAKVMQAIGCFEAMNLDGGASVGLAHQGQILLPPGRNLTNVLVVYDRENPAPAQLKQSWERFQKGSRPSPDPSVFFD; translated from the coding sequence ATGTCTAAACGCAAACAGTCTGAAGGTTGTCGCCCGATGCTGCGGCGCACTTTTTTGTTTTTAACGGGCATAGCTTTGGCACGAGTTTTGGCTGACTATTTTGCGATCGCCCAAAACCGAGATAGTTTCTTGACTCTCGCTGGTCAACTGTGGCAAAAGTTACTCGCTTTTTTATCAAGTATACAATCAAATCAAACTCCTCAACCTCTGCCTAGTAATTCCATTCTAAAATCCGCGAAAAATCCTCAAACTCTGCCCAGCAATCCCATCGTTAAATCGCCGGAAATTCATCAACCAAAGGCCGCGAATTCTCCTCTTGTGAAGTCTCAAACTCAAGTTATTAGACGTTCCGCTAATCAAGCAAAACCTGTACAAGTCAGCAGTCAAAATGTAGCGGGCGCAAGTTTTTATCTGACAACTATTGACCTCGCAGACCCCGAAATTTATATCACTATTGGGTTAGCTAATGATGCAGCTTTTGCAAATACTTCTAAAGTAACGCGGGGTGACGAACCTTTTGAAAATATGGTGTCGCGTTCCCGGGCTGCTGTTGTTGCTAACGGGACTTTTTTTGGTAAAGATGAGCAGAAAGCTGTGCTGGGAAATATGGTGGCGGCGGGTAAGTTTCTGAAATACAGCCGATGGGAAAATTACGGCACGACTTTGGGGATTAAAGCGGGAAATCAATTGGAAATGGTGACGGCTAGAAGTGAAGGTAAGCCGGATTGGAGTCAACATTGGTTTTCTCTGACTTGCGGGCCGAGATTGGTTAAAGGGGGGAAAGTTTGGCTGTCTCCTTTATCGGAAGGTTTTAAAGATTCTCATGTTTTGGGCGTGGGTTCGAGAACGGCGATCGGCTTTCCAGCTTCCAGAGATAAGTTATTTTTGGTGACTTTTCTGGATAGTTTGTCTTTGGAAGCAGAAGCTAAAGTTATGCAGGCGATCGGCTGTTTTGAAGCGATGAATTTGGACGGGGGCGCTTCGGTGGGTTTGGCTCATCAGGGGCAGATTTTATTGCCACCGGGCCGGAATTTGACGAATGTGCTGGTGGTTTACGATCGCGAAAATCCGGCTCCTGCTCAATTAAAACAGTCTTGGGAACGCTTTCAAAAGGGATCTCGACCTTCCCCCGATCCGTCCGTTTTTTTTGATTGA
- a CDS encoding DUF433 domain-containing protein → MPVVAVKTYIEYRNDAYWVEGTRISLDSIAYAFQQGLSPETIVQSFPLLTLEQVYGAIAFYLANRAEIDAYLAAEEAAFDAMPQPLQTSDPALYNKLIAAKAARQQVRS, encoded by the coding sequence ATGCCAGTTGTAGCAGTTAAAACTTACATAGAGTATCGGAATGATGCCTATTGGGTTGAAGGAACTCGGATTTCTCTTGACTCGATCGCCTATGCTTTCCAACAAGGATTATCGCCCGAAACTATTGTTCAGTCTTTCCCACTACTGACACTGGAACAGGTTTATGGGGCAATCGCCTTTTATCTAGCCAACCGCGCTGAAATCGACGCTTACTTAGCCGCCGAAGAAGCTGCATTTGATGCCATGCCTCAACCTCTACAAACCAGCGATCCAGCTTTGTACAACAAACTGATTGCAGCTAAAGCAGCAAGACAGCAGGTGCGATCTTGA
- a CDS encoding DUF5117 domain-containing protein — translation MKRLIFPENSKNQQIKIPRKNLPLIFFILSLAFFCFSLYKGFWLPLALSSGPPSNEQSGEQQTLAPFEQVVQDAQKLEGLFTLYRNQATDKVYLEIKPQQLDKKFLCFVTLASGLGEAGILSGMPIGDFLFQLRRVQNNVQFVIPNINFRTRPGDPQAGSVERGFSESILYSLPLKSIHSQRQTLLIDLGDLLMSEKRDLPGVKAILPMILGASYSIDEDKSYFKDVKAFPLNVEIASIYGFSSDDDSAVNYLPSVPDSRAFNLRIHYSFSEVPLNNGYRPRLADERVGYFLTAYKDFSDKSGREPFVRYINRWHLQKQIPTAPMSPPVQPIVFWIENNVPREYRNAIREGVLEWNKAFEKAGFTEAIQVKQMPDNAKWDPADVRYNTIRWSSSFDPQFAGIGPSRTNPLTGQILDADILLDANIVWQIKQGYRSLVEQNRSVSKSFQGRNGSNTNPCQFGMYSRYLNLLENGDLGKSSGENDRGGIADDLPTLVERYQEQKRSPLSRLMSSSDMCFGLESSRQFAIGAMSRSLLENAAPSSGTIDNYVNEFIRFLTTHEVGHTLGLRHNFHGSTMLQPEDLNNTQVTRTQGMVASVMDYVPINLAPQGTVQGDYFPTIVGPYDDWAIEYGYKVIGGPNPNSDLPALQQIASRAAEQQLAYAPDEDSVDILDPAANSFDLSANMLRYSQWQLDNARAMWKRLEKRTPVGEDGYNELRVMFDSVFGYYVQQVMNATLYVGGQSFNRIRPGDTNAKLPFVPIELSQQREALATLEKYVFAPDAFSFAPELLNKLAPSRWEHWGSPALVFPLDYPIGDRITFLQRFVLRVLLSPTRLARLRDAELKSAPETALRLPEVLDTVQKDIWKEVLQPEKKMQISTFRRSLQREHLAILIGMVLRKTNVPEDARSLAWYELRQLREGLSKSIRNLDRNADAYTRAHLEETRDRISKVLNSQIQSN, via the coding sequence ATGAAAAGATTGATATTTCCTGAAAATAGCAAAAATCAACAGATAAAAATTCCGAGAAAAAATCTGCCTTTGATATTTTTTATATTATCTTTAGCATTTTTCTGTTTCAGTTTGTATAAAGGTTTCTGGTTACCTTTAGCTTTATCCTCTGGACCGCCCAGCAACGAACAAAGTGGCGAACAGCAAACTCTGGCACCCTTTGAACAGGTTGTCCAAGACGCACAAAAGTTAGAGGGACTATTTACTCTTTACCGCAATCAAGCAACTGATAAAGTATATCTGGAAATTAAACCGCAACAACTCGACAAAAAGTTCCTGTGCTTTGTGACATTGGCATCGGGTTTGGGGGAAGCGGGCATTTTGAGCGGAATGCCGATCGGCGATTTCTTATTTCAACTGCGGCGCGTCCAAAATAACGTGCAGTTTGTGATACCAAATATAAACTTTCGCACAAGGCCGGGCGACCCGCAAGCAGGTTCGGTAGAACGGGGATTTAGCGAGTCGATTCTCTATTCTTTGCCGCTCAAAAGCATTCATTCGCAAAGACAAACTCTGCTGATCGATTTAGGCGATTTGCTGATGAGCGAAAAGCGGGATTTACCAGGGGTAAAAGCGATTTTGCCGATGATTTTGGGCGCTTCTTACTCGATCGATGAAGACAAGTCTTATTTTAAAGATGTTAAAGCGTTTCCGCTGAATGTGGAAATTGCTTCTATTTACGGTTTTTCTAGCGATGATGACAGTGCGGTTAACTATTTACCTTCGGTTCCTGACAGTCGGGCTTTTAACCTCCGCATTCACTACAGTTTCTCGGAAGTGCCGCTAAATAACGGCTACCGCCCCAGACTTGCGGATGAGCGAGTGGGCTATTTCCTCACAGCATATAAGGACTTTTCTGACAAGAGCGGCCGCGAGCCTTTTGTGCGCTATATCAATCGCTGGCATTTGCAAAAGCAAATCCCGACGGCGCCGATGTCGCCTCCGGTGCAGCCGATCGTCTTTTGGATTGAAAATAATGTGCCTCGCGAATACCGAAACGCAATTCGCGAGGGCGTTTTGGAGTGGAACAAAGCTTTTGAAAAAGCAGGTTTTACTGAGGCAATTCAGGTCAAACAAATGCCGGACAATGCTAAATGGGACCCGGCTGACGTTCGCTACAATACTATTCGCTGGTCGAGTTCTTTTGATCCTCAGTTTGCCGGCATTGGGCCGTCTCGCACTAACCCGCTGACGGGGCAAATTTTAGATGCTGACATTCTGTTGGATGCTAATATTGTCTGGCAAATCAAACAAGGCTATCGGTCTTTGGTGGAACAAAATCGCTCGGTATCTAAGAGTTTTCAAGGGCGAAACGGTTCTAATACTAATCCCTGTCAGTTCGGGATGTATTCTCGCTATTTGAATCTGTTAGAAAATGGGGATTTAGGAAAAAGCAGCGGGGAAAATGATCGAGGTGGAATTGCTGATGATTTGCCGACTTTGGTAGAAAGATACCAGGAGCAAAAACGCTCGCCTTTATCGCGGTTGATGTCGAGTTCGGATATGTGTTTTGGGTTGGAATCGAGCCGACAGTTTGCGATCGGGGCAATGTCGAGGTCACTGTTGGAAAATGCAGCGCCTAGCAGTGGGACGATTGACAATTATGTGAATGAATTTATCCGATTTTTGACTACCCACGAAGTCGGTCATACTCTCGGTTTGAGGCACAATTTTCACGGGAGTACGATGCTGCAACCGGAGGATTTGAACAATACTCAGGTAACTCGCACGCAAGGTATGGTGGCGTCGGTGATGGATTATGTGCCGATTAATTTGGCACCGCAGGGAACTGTGCAGGGCGACTATTTTCCAACGATTGTAGGGCCTTATGACGATTGGGCGATCGAGTATGGTTACAAGGTGATTGGCGGCCCAAACCCCAACAGCGACTTACCAGCGCTGCAACAAATTGCCAGCCGCGCTGCGGAACAGCAATTAGCTTACGCGCCGGATGAGGATTCTGTTGATATTCTCGATCCCGCTGCAAATAGCTTTGATCTCAGCGCCAATATGCTGAGGTACTCGCAATGGCAATTGGATAATGCTAGGGCGATGTGGAAGCGTTTAGAAAAGCGAACTCCGGTTGGGGAAGACGGTTATAACGAACTGCGGGTGATGTTTGATTCGGTGTTTGGGTATTATGTTCAGCAGGTGATGAATGCGACTTTGTATGTGGGGGGACAGTCGTTTAATCGGATTCGCCCTGGAGATACTAATGCGAAGTTGCCGTTTGTGCCGATCGAACTTTCTCAGCAGCGAGAAGCTTTAGCAACATTAGAGAAGTACGTTTTTGCCCCGGATGCGTTTAGTTTTGCGCCGGAGTTGCTCAACAAATTGGCGCCTTCGCGCTGGGAGCACTGGGGAAGTCCGGCTTTGGTGTTTCCTCTAGATTACCCGATCGGCGATCGAATTACTTTTTTGCAGCGGTTTGTGTTGCGAGTTTTGCTATCTCCGACGCGGCTGGCGAGGCTGCGGGATGCCGAGTTAAAATCGGCGCCGGAAACTGCTTTGAGGTTGCCGGAAGTGTTGGATACTGTGCAAAAGGATATCTGGAAAGAGGTTTTGCAGCCGGAAAAGAAGATGCAAATTTCAACTTTTCGGCGTTCTTTGCAGCGGGAACATTTAGCAATTTTGATCGGAATGGTGCTGCGAAAAACGAATGTCCCAGAGGATGCGCGGAGCTTGGCTTGGTACGAGTTGCGGCAGTTGCGGGAGGGTTTGAGCAAGAGTATTCGGAATTTGGATCGGAATGCGGATGCTTATACGCGGGCTCATTTGGAGGAAACGCGCGATCGAATATCTAAGGTTTTGAATTCGCAGATTCAGTCGAATTAA
- a CDS encoding MBL fold metallo-hydrolase, giving the protein MPDSAPSLPNPQPSDRKATMENSPLTEFVVQFWGVRGSIATPGTKTLRYGGNTSCVEMRLGKKRLIFDGGTGLRVLGLNLLRQMPVEAHMFFSHTHWDHIQGFPFFTPAFIPGNCFHIYGAIAPNGTTIKHRLADQMLHPNFPVPIQVMQSDLKFNDLTPGDILELDDVKIETALLNHPNTAIGYRVTWEGHTAVYCTDTEHFPDRLDDNVVHLARNADVLIYDANYTNEEYYNFKTPKVGWGHSTWQAGVEVAKAAGVKKIVMFHHDPGHDDNFLDQVEAEVQATFANACLAREGMSIPVI; this is encoded by the coding sequence ATGCCAGATTCCGCACCCTCTCTACCCAATCCACAGCCTTCCGATCGCAAAGCCACAATGGAAAATAGTCCTTTGACCGAGTTTGTCGTTCAGTTTTGGGGTGTGCGCGGCAGCATCGCCACCCCCGGCACCAAAACACTGCGCTACGGAGGGAACACCTCCTGTGTAGAAATGCGATTGGGCAAAAAACGCCTAATCTTTGACGGTGGTACGGGCCTGCGAGTTCTGGGTCTAAACTTGCTGCGGCAAATGCCTGTCGAAGCCCATATGTTTTTTAGTCATACTCACTGGGATCACATTCAAGGGTTTCCGTTTTTTACTCCCGCCTTTATCCCAGGGAACTGCTTTCACATTTACGGTGCGATCGCCCCCAACGGCACTACCATCAAACACCGTCTTGCCGACCAAATGCTACACCCCAATTTTCCCGTCCCCATTCAGGTAATGCAGTCAGACCTCAAATTCAACGATTTGACGCCTGGGGATATTCTCGAACTCGACGATGTGAAAATAGAAACGGCACTGCTCAACCATCCTAATACCGCGATCGGATATCGAGTCACCTGGGAAGGACACACGGCCGTCTACTGCACCGATACAGAACATTTTCCCGATCGCCTCGACGACAACGTGGTACACCTAGCTCGCAACGCCGACGTGCTGATTTACGACGCCAACTACACCAACGAAGAGTATTACAACTTCAAAACCCCGAAAGTCGGCTGGGGACACTCGACTTGGCAAGCAGGAGTAGAAGTAGCGAAAGCTGCTGGAGTCAAAAAAATCGTGATGTTTCACCACGATCCGGGCCACGACGACAATTTTCTCGATCAAGTCGAAGCAGAGGTGCAGGCAACGTTCGCCAATGCCTGCTTAGCCCGCGAAGGCATGAGCATACCAGTGATTTAA
- a CDS encoding HPP family protein produces the protein MIDSKKIQLKWESYWFKTFGRWRSCPLSCPIDRPHPRHIFWSLIGSFLAITATSYLALKTNTPLLMAPFGATSVLIFGVPDSPLAQPRNVIGGNFLAALTSLMIVHFLGSSPWAMGMAVSSAIGVMQITRTLHPPSGAVALVVMMTKPDWKFLLTPAFEGSIILVLCAVIFNNLAAERTYPQHWL, from the coding sequence ATGATTGACAGTAAAAAAATTCAACTGAAATGGGAAAGTTATTGGTTTAAAACCTTTGGGAGATGGCGATCGTGTCCATTGAGCTGCCCAATAGACAGACCTCATCCTCGGCATATTTTTTGGAGTTTGATTGGCAGTTTTTTGGCAATTACTGCAACGTCCTATCTTGCTCTAAAAACTAATACTCCTTTACTAATGGCTCCGTTTGGCGCTACAAGCGTTCTGATCTTTGGTGTCCCTGACAGCCCTTTGGCTCAACCCCGGAATGTCATTGGGGGCAATTTCTTAGCTGCTCTCACCAGTTTAATGATTGTGCATTTTCTCGGTTCTTCTCCCTGGGCGATGGGAATGGCTGTTTCTAGTGCGATCGGAGTTATGCAGATTACCAGAACTCTACATCCGCCTTCGGGAGCAGTTGCCTTAGTCGTCATGATGACCAAACCAGACTGGAAATTTTTGCTAACACCTGCTTTTGAGGGATCAATAATCTTGGTCTTGTGCGCCGTCATCTTTAATAATTTAGCGGCAGAAAGGACGTATCCCCAGCACTGGTTATAG
- a CDS encoding diheme cytochrome C gives MKQQKPRKRRRVGLRGLYSTLLVLIIICCTCGGWVAAQTAYSRTPARLAQVSSIEDTGTVDRIPERYQLGQQLYLENCATCHIGLPPQVLPTETWRRLLQDSQHYGQTIKLLVDPPRLLVWNYLQTFSRPQAKDEELAYRVASSRYFKALHPKVKLPQPANISSCVTCHPGASQYNFRKLTAEWQNSP, from the coding sequence ATGAAACAGCAAAAACCCCGCAAACGTCGCAGAGTAGGCTTGCGGGGGCTTTACTCAACGTTGCTAGTGTTGATAATTATCTGCTGTACCTGTGGCGGATGGGTTGCAGCTCAGACTGCCTACTCTCGCACTCCCGCGCGACTTGCTCAGGTGTCTTCGATCGAGGATACTGGTACGGTCGATCGCATTCCCGAACGCTACCAACTCGGACAGCAACTGTACCTAGAAAACTGCGCCACCTGTCACATCGGTTTACCGCCGCAAGTATTACCTACAGAAACTTGGCGCAGATTGCTGCAAGATTCCCAACACTACGGACAAACCATCAAACTGCTAGTAGACCCCCCCCGTCTGCTAGTGTGGAACTACCTGCAAACTTTTTCCCGTCCCCAAGCAAAAGACGAAGAACTCGCCTACCGAGTCGCCAGTTCTCGCTATTTCAAAGCTCTGCACCCCAAAGTAAAACTGCCACAACCCGCAAATATCAGCAGTTGCGTTACTTGTCACCCCGGCGCGTCTCAATACAATTTCCGCAAGCTTACCGCCGAGTGGCAAAACTCTCCCTAA
- a CDS encoding phosphoenolpyruvate carboxylase: MSSVLQSSEQAIDATSISHFPAYSKSDLFLRNRLKVVEDLWESVLRQECGQELVDLLQQMRSVNSAEGQATHFRDSNVVQLIEKLDLNAAIRAARAFALYFQLINIVEQHYEQRDQQLAYASSNDAGGRMFSKLPGQATDAPDRPRHREGPSPTQTALSKADSSETIARDAGTFHQLFPMLLRLNVPSQQIQRLIDQLDIRLVFTAHPTEIVRHTIRTKQRRMAKILQQLDQVDEKFQVLGADPQSPYPVSCWEAAALQEQLMEEIRLWWRTDELHQFKPTVLDEVEYTLHYFEEVLFDAIPELYHRLKQALHASYPYLKPPSYNFCKFGSWVGSDRDGNPSVTPKVTWQTACYQRHLVLEKYIGAVKRLNELLSLSLHWSDVLPELLESLDRDRSEFPDVYEQWAIRYRQEPYRLKLAYVLQRLENTRDRNWRLYKGDELQREREALSENPGMTGLYRSGAEFLTELQLIEHNLVETGLSCRDLENLLCQVEIYGFNLAYLDIRQESTVHSDALSEIAEYLQILPKPYNQMSECDRVIWLATELQTRRPLIPAELPFSPKTCETINTFRILRQMQQEFGPEICQTYVISMSHEVSDLLAVLLLAKESGLYDPGTGISSIQVVPLFETVEDLKKAPEVMQQVFDLPLYRALLTGGYAQEIAEKSEENIQCPLETLKLQEVMLGYSDSNKDSGFLSSNWEIQKAQKALQVVAEKHGVELRIFHGRGGSVGRGGGPAYKAILAQPGKSISGRIKITEQGEVLASKYSLPELALYNLETVAAAVIQASLLHTGFDGIDPWNEIMEELSVRSRSHYRHLIYEQPDLVDFFHQVTPIQEISQLQISSRPARRGGKKDISGLRAIPWVFSWTQSRFLLPSWYGVGTALQEFLLEEPEEHMKLLQYFYLKWPFFRMVISKVEMTLSKVDLQIAEHYVQELALPADKERFKALFDQIAAEFHLIRDLVLTITGHQRLLDEDPSLQRSVQLRNATIVPLGLLQVSLLKRLRQHGSGGVPGVIHSRYSKGELLRGALLTINGIAAGMRNTG, encoded by the coding sequence ATGAGTTCAGTCCTCCAGTCTTCAGAACAGGCTATTGATGCAACATCTATTTCCCATTTTCCCGCTTACTCAAAATCAGACCTGTTTCTGCGCAATCGCCTCAAAGTAGTAGAGGACTTGTGGGAATCGGTGCTGCGACAGGAGTGCGGGCAGGAATTGGTGGATTTGCTCCAACAAATGCGATCGGTCAATTCCGCCGAGGGACAGGCCACTCACTTTCGCGACTCGAATGTCGTACAGCTAATCGAAAAGCTCGACCTTAACGCCGCCATCCGCGCCGCTCGGGCTTTTGCACTGTATTTCCAGTTAATCAACATTGTCGAACAGCACTACGAACAGCGAGACCAACAGCTAGCTTACGCTAGCAGCAACGACGCTGGGGGGCGGATGTTTTCTAAGCTGCCAGGACAAGCAACGGATGCCCCCGATCGCCCCCGGCATAGGGAAGGCCCAAGCCCCACCCAAACAGCTTTGAGCAAGGCAGACAGCAGCGAGACGATCGCCCGAGACGCCGGCACTTTTCACCAACTGTTCCCGATGCTGCTACGCTTGAACGTGCCGAGCCAGCAAATCCAGCGCTTGATCGATCAGTTGGACATCCGCTTGGTATTCACCGCTCACCCGACGGAAATTGTCCGTCACACGATCCGCACTAAGCAGCGGCGGATGGCGAAGATTCTCCAACAGCTAGACCAAGTTGACGAGAAATTTCAGGTACTCGGGGCAGACCCTCAAAGCCCTTACCCGGTGTCTTGCTGGGAAGCGGCCGCTCTCCAAGAGCAACTGATGGAAGAAATTCGCCTCTGGTGGCGCACTGACGAACTGCACCAATTCAAGCCGACTGTGCTTGACGAGGTGGAATACACTCTCCACTACTTCGAGGAAGTTCTGTTTGATGCTATTCCCGAACTTTACCACCGCTTAAAGCAAGCTCTGCACGCTTCTTACCCTTATCTCAAACCGCCTAGTTACAATTTTTGCAAGTTCGGTTCTTGGGTGGGTTCAGACAGGGACGGCAACCCTTCTGTGACTCCGAAAGTTACTTGGCAAACGGCTTGCTATCAGCGCCACTTAGTGCTAGAGAAGTACATCGGTGCGGTGAAGCGGCTGAACGAACTTTTGAGTTTGTCGCTGCACTGGAGCGACGTGCTGCCCGAATTGCTCGAATCTCTCGATCGCGACAGATCGGAATTTCCCGATGTTTACGAGCAGTGGGCGATCCGCTACCGCCAAGAACCTTATCGGTTGAAGCTGGCCTACGTGCTGCAGCGACTGGAAAATACGCGCGATCGCAATTGGCGGCTCTACAAAGGAGACGAGTTGCAGCGGGAGCGCGAAGCTTTGTCGGAAAATCCCGGAATGACCGGCCTTTATCGATCGGGAGCTGAGTTTTTGACCGAGCTCCAGCTCATCGAGCACAATTTAGTGGAAACAGGTTTGAGCTGTCGAGACTTGGAAAATCTGCTTTGCCAAGTAGAAATTTACGGGTTTAATTTGGCTTACCTAGATATCCGCCAAGAGTCAACAGTACACTCCGACGCTTTGAGCGAAATTGCTGAATACTTGCAAATTTTGCCAAAGCCTTACAATCAAATGTCGGAATGCGATCGAGTTATTTGGCTCGCAACTGAACTGCAAACTCGCCGCCCTTTAATTCCAGCAGAATTGCCGTTTTCTCCCAAAACTTGCGAGACGATTAATACCTTCCGAATATTGCGGCAAATGCAGCAGGAGTTTGGTCCGGAAATCTGCCAAACTTACGTAATCAGCATGAGTCACGAGGTCAGCGATTTACTGGCGGTTTTACTATTAGCAAAAGAATCAGGGCTTTACGATCCGGGTACAGGAATTAGCAGTATTCAAGTAGTTCCCCTGTTTGAAACGGTGGAAGATTTGAAAAAAGCGCCGGAAGTAATGCAGCAGGTATTTGATCTACCGCTTTATAGGGCTTTACTAACAGGAGGATACGCGCAGGAAATAGCGGAAAAAAGCGAAGAAAATATCCAATGTCCACTCGAAACTCTCAAATTGCAAGAGGTGATGCTGGGCTATTCGGACAGCAATAAAGATTCTGGTTTCCTCAGCAGCAATTGGGAAATTCAGAAAGCTCAAAAGGCTTTGCAAGTGGTTGCGGAAAAACATGGTGTAGAGTTGCGGATTTTTCACGGCAGAGGCGGTTCTGTAGGACGCGGCGGCGGGCCTGCTTACAAGGCAATTTTGGCTCAGCCTGGAAAGAGTATTAGCGGGCGAATTAAGATTACCGAACAAGGCGAGGTTTTGGCTTCTAAATATTCTTTGCCGGAGTTGGCGCTTTACAATTTGGAAACTGTAGCGGCGGCGGTAATTCAAGCTAGTTTGCTACACACTGGTTTTGATGGCATCGACCCTTGGAATGAGATTATGGAGGAGTTGTCGGTGAGATCGCGATCGCACTACCGCCATTTAATCTACGAACAGCCGGATTTAGTCGATTTCTTCCACCAAGTTACCCCGATTCAAGAAATCAGCCAGTTGCAAATTAGTTCTCGCCCCGCGCGTCGCGGTGGCAAAAAAGACATCAGCGGTTTGCGAGCAATTCCGTGGGTGTTTAGCTGGACTCAAAGCCGCTTTTTGCTGCCTTCTTGGTACGGTGTCGGCACAGCTTTGCAAGAGTTTTTGCTGGAGGAACCGGAAGAACACATGAAACTTTTGCAGTATTTCTACTTGAAATGGCCATTTTTTAGAATGGTAATTTCTAAGGTGGAAATGACTTTATCTAAGGTGGATTTGCAGATTGCAGAACACTACGTGCAGGAGTTAGCTTTGCCGGCTGACAAGGAGCGTTTTAAGGCTTTATTCGACCAAATTGCTGCCGAATTTCACTTGATTCGCGATTTGGTTTTAACGATTACCGGACACCAGCGTTTGTTGGACGAAGATCCGTCGCTGCAGCGTTCGGTGCAGTTGCGAAATGCGACGATTGTGCCTTTGGGTTTGTTGCAGGTTTCGCTGCTGAAACGCTTGCGGCAGCACGGTAGTGGCGGGGTTCCGGGGGTGATTCACTCGCGTTACAGCAAGGGTGAATTGTTGCGGGGAGCTCTGCTGACGATTAATGGAATTGCTGCGGGGATGCGGAATACCGGCTAG
- a CDS encoding DUF433 domain-containing protein: protein MTAVVSIDIGTLITRTPGLHGGCPHIVGKGVTVRRIVTWYKRGLTAEEIGDRIGHLTLAEVYAALTYYHANTPEIETDLINQAAQAKRLEALYSNFGKEA, encoded by the coding sequence ATGACCGCAGTAGTATCTATTGACATTGGTACGCTCATTACACGCACTCCCGGACTGCATGGTGGATGTCCTCACATCGTCGGTAAAGGCGTTACCGTTCGCCGGATTGTAACCTGGTACAAGCGAGGATTGACTGCTGAAGAGATTGGCGATCGCATCGGACATCTCACCCTCGCCGAAGTCTACGCTGCATTAACTTACTATCATGCCAACACCCCAGAAATTGAAACTGATTTAATTAATCAAGCAGCACAAGCCAAGCGTCTTGAAGCTTTGTACAGCAACTTTGGTAAAGAAGCATGA